In a genomic window of Thermoprotei archaeon:
- a CDS encoding LysE family transporter: MSIRKLIPLTLAITLSGALSPGPLSASAIIIGASMGLFGGLLIALGHMIVELPYVVVLYKLINQFKRFLSKTKLMLNIIVILFLLYFSYLLIRDSIKILKNNTSSLTASLIITDPLGAVSIGIILTGLNAYFLTWWLTVGYPLIEESSKHGIKGLSTMYISHVWMDYAWLTILASGGNTVKLLGSTPYAILLLVIALILIIFTIKMTSDTIKIIKTHKTN; the protein is encoded by the coding sequence GTGAGTATAAGAAAGCTCATACCTTTGACGTTGGCTATAACACTTAGCGGAGCCTTAAGTCCTGGACCTCTTTCAGCCTCAGCAATAATCATTGGAGCTTCTATGGGATTATTTGGAGGTCTCTTAATAGCTTTAGGTCATATGATAGTAGAGCTACCTTATGTAGTTGTGCTTTATAAGCTTATTAACCAATTCAAAAGGTTCCTATCGAAAACTAAGCTAATGCTTAACATAATAGTTATATTATTCTTGTTATATTTCTCCTATCTTTTAATTAGAGATTCTATAAAAATTCTTAAAAACAACACATCATCTCTGACTGCATCATTAATAATAACAGATCCATTAGGTGCTGTAAGTATAGGAATAATACTTACAGGATTGAACGCATACTTTTTAACATGGTGGCTCACAGTAGGTTATCCCTTAATAGAAGAATCCTCAAAACATGGAATAAAGGGATTAAGCACAATGTATATAAGTCATGTATGGATGGACTATGCTTGGCTGACAATATTAGCTAGCGGTGGAAACACAGTTAAATTATTGGGATCAACACCATATGCAATATTACTCTTAGTAATAGCATTAATACTTATAATATTCACAATAAAAATGACATCAGACACTATTAAAATAATTAAAACTCATAAAACCAATTAA